One stretch of Campylobacter sp. CCS1377 DNA includes these proteins:
- the galU gene encoding UTP--glucose-1-phosphate uridylyltransferase GalU codes for MLQTCIFPAAGYGTRFLPATKTLPKEMLPILTKPLIHYGVDEALEAGMETMGFITGRGKRALEDYFDISYELEHQISGSKKEYLLSEIRTLINRCKFTFTRQNEMKGLGDAVLKAKVLTGDEAFGVILADDLCVNEEGVNVMAQMVKIYEKYRCTIVAVMEVPKEQISSYGVIAGNFVEDNLIMVNSMVEKPNPEDAPSNLAIIGRYILTPDIYGILEHTKAGKNGEIQLTDALLSQATDGMVLAYKFQGKRFDCGSVEGFVEATNYFYGKSKC; via the coding sequence ATGCTTCAAACTTGTATTTTCCCAGCAGCGGGCTATGGGACAAGATTTTTACCTGCGACAAAAACTTTACCAAAAGAAATGCTACCTATACTCACAAAACCTTTAATCCACTATGGAGTAGATGAGGCTTTAGAAGCAGGTATGGAAACTATGGGTTTTATTACAGGACGGGGAAAAAGGGCTTTGGAAGATTATTTTGATATTTCTTATGAATTAGAGCATCAAATTTCAGGTTCTAAAAAAGAATACCTTTTAAGTGAGATTAGAACTCTTATCAATCGTTGCAAATTTACTTTTACCCGACAAAACGAGATGAAAGGGCTTGGTGATGCGGTTTTGAAGGCTAAGGTTTTAACCGGCGATGAAGCTTTTGGTGTTATTTTAGCCGATGACTTGTGCGTGAATGAAGAAGGTGTAAATGTCATGGCTCAAATGGTAAAAATTTACGAAAAATACCGCTGTACCATCGTTGCAGTAATGGAAGTTCCTAAGGAACAAATTTCAAGTTATGGGGTAATTGCTGGAAATTTTGTAGAAGATAATTTAATCATGGTAAATTCTATGGTTGAAAAGCCAAATCCAGAAGATGCACCAAGTAATCTTGCTATCATAGGAAGATACATTTTAACCCCTGATATTTACGGCATTTTAGAACATACTAAAGCGGGTAAAAATGGAGAAATTCAACTTACCGATGCCTTGCTTTCTCAAGCAACTGATGGCATGGTTTTAGCGTATAAATTTCAAGGTAAAAGATTTGATTGTGGAAGCGTAGAAGGTTTTGTGGAAGCGACAAATTATTTTTATGGAAAAAGCAAATGTTAA